From Pelotomaculum schinkii, the proteins below share one genomic window:
- a CDS encoding SAM-dependent methyltransferase, with protein MKYTKSGKYDSNYIKENIMGPNPIKLLEELLALHSIPQNATVLDLGCGRGVTSVFMVKEYSLRVFATDLWVSATDNKTRFDDLGLTSEQIIPIHAEAHSLPYAEEFFDAVVSIDSYHYFGRDEKYLGKHLLPLVKHGGYLLFAVPGLKKDIHANLPPEMLLSWTAEDIETLHDTTYWRKMLEITDGIEIISVCEMESFDECWNDWLVCDNKYAVNDRKSMNAGAGKYMNFIAIIIRRK; from the coding sequence ATGAAGTATACAAAATCAGGAAAATATGACAGTAACTATATAAAAGAAAATATAATGGGACCAAATCCCATAAAGCTGCTGGAGGAATTACTTGCACTTCACAGTATTCCCCAAAACGCAACCGTGCTTGATCTAGGATGCGGGCGTGGAGTTACGTCTGTCTTTATGGTTAAGGAGTATAGTCTGCGTGTATTTGCAACCGATTTATGGGTCAGCGCAACCGATAATAAAACGCGTTTTGATGATCTGGGATTGACTTCTGAGCAAATTATTCCAATCCATGCGGAGGCGCACAGCCTGCCGTATGCCGAAGAATTCTTTGACGCAGTGGTAAGCATAGATTCCTATCACTATTTTGGACGTGATGAGAAGTACCTGGGTAAGCATTTGCTGCCTTTAGTGAAGCATGGAGGATACTTGCTGTTTGCCGTTCCTGGGCTTAAAAAGGATATTCACGCCAATCTGCCGCCTGAAATGTTGCTTTCATGGACAGCAGAAGATATAGAAACTTTACATGATACCACATATTGGCGGAAGATGCTTGAGATTACTGATGGCATCGAAATTATATCAGTCTGCGAAATGGAAAGCTTTGACGAATGCTGGAATGATTGGCTTGTCTGTGACAATAAATATGCCGTTAATGATCGCAAGTCCATGAACGCTGGTGCAGGCAAGTATATGAACTTTATAGCAATAATCATACGCAGAAAGTAA
- a CDS encoding GntR family transcriptional regulator codes for MKSPDSSNSLSVRVFEELEESILNGIIKPGENLIEMKLCAELGVSRTPVREAVRMLEQKGLVQIIPNKGAVVLGISEKDLEDIYTIRMYIEGLGSRWAAANITEEQIRELTEIVDLQEFYQIKNAMEHINQLDSQFHERVFAYSNSRTLQHTLSHLHHMIQYYRQLSFNSGGRAEKAIKEHRQILLALADHDQDAAEKLTIEHVVHAKENLLHIIRTHK; via the coding sequence ATGAAAAGCCCGGACAGTTCCAATTCATTAAGCGTACGCGTTTTTGAAGAACTGGAAGAGAGTATCTTGAACGGCATAATTAAACCCGGAGAGAATCTCATTGAGATGAAGCTTTGTGCGGAATTGGGCGTTAGCCGGACGCCGGTGCGGGAAGCAGTTCGGATGCTGGAGCAAAAAGGCCTGGTACAAATTATCCCAAATAAAGGTGCTGTCGTTCTAGGAATCAGCGAGAAGGATCTGGAAGATATTTATACCATCCGTATGTATATCGAAGGATTGGGGTCCAGGTGGGCTGCCGCCAATATTACCGAAGAACAAATTAGAGAGTTGACGGAAATTGTTGATTTGCAAGAATTCTATCAAATAAAAAATGCCATGGAACACATCAACCAACTGGATTCTCAGTTTCATGAAAGGGTTTTCGCATACAGCAACAGCCGGACTTTGCAGCATACCCTTTCGCATCTGCACCATATGATCCAGTATTACCGGCAGCTTTCTTTCAACTCCGGTGGACGAGCTGAAAAAGCCATAAAGGAGCATCGCCAGATTTTGTTGGCTCTCGCAGATCATGACCAAGATGCCGCCGAGAAGCTGACCATAGAACATGTTGTCCATGCAAAAGAAAATCTCTTGCATATTATCAGGACACATAAATAA
- a CDS encoding Coenzyme F420 hydrogenase/dehydrogenase, beta subunit C-terminal domain, with protein MDRHQYMYHHLMPAFKRAPCEMCVDWSAELADLSVGDYWDPQAQAGETIGTSSCLVRTPIGEDILDRAVKNKYIETAGLEASRLAAGVGFELKKHAAAFRLRQRRRFGWPVPDYHRETDHTPFVKEQHLAPETKNGKK; from the coding sequence ATGGACCGGCACCAGTATATGTATCACCATCTCATGCCGGCCTTCAAGCGGGCTCCCTGCGAGATGTGTGTAGACTGGTCGGCGGAATTGGCAGACCTCTCCGTGGGGGATTACTGGGATCCCCAAGCTCAAGCCGGTGAGACCATAGGGACCTCTTCCTGCCTGGTGCGCACACCTATAGGTGAAGATATTCTGGACAGGGCTGTCAAAAATAAATACATTGAAACAGCCGGCCTGGAAGCTTCCCGGCTGGCGGCCGGGGTGGGTTTTGAATTAAAAAAACATGCGGCTGCTTTCCGGTTGAGGCAGCGACGCCGTTTTGGCTGGCCGGTGCCTGACTATCACAGGGAAACTGACCACACTCCCTTTGTCAAGGAACAGCACTTGGCTCCGGAAACAAAAAACGGTAAGAAATAA
- a CDS encoding TetR/AcrR family transcriptional regulator, producing the protein MGPKVKFTKGQIIDAAFEIAKTEGIDGITIRKIAEQMGSSVAPIYVNFKNIDELNEALIEKIISVSQQLLSEESSGNPFHDIGRASLRFASEYSIIFRDLVMTNNSRIKVYDEKIIPALIEQMKKDPELEGFTVDELKTILLKMKIFQLGLSVMVAHGLLPKDYEIQDLMDLLSSAANDVILSSRLSKS; encoded by the coding sequence ATGGGACCTAAGGTTAAATTTACCAAGGGGCAAATAATTGATGCAGCCTTTGAAATAGCTAAAACAGAAGGAATTGATGGTATAACCATCAGAAAAATCGCAGAACAAATGGGCAGTTCTGTAGCCCCCATCTACGTAAATTTTAAAAACATTGATGAACTGAATGAAGCTTTAATAGAGAAGATAATAAGTGTCAGTCAACAGCTTTTAAGCGAAGAAAGTTCAGGAAACCCATTTCATGATATAGGGAGGGCAAGTCTAAGGTTTGCCTCAGAATACAGCATAATTTTCAGAGATTTAGTCATGACCAATAATAGCCGCATAAAAGTCTATGATGAGAAAATAATACCGGCCTTGATTGAACAGATGAAAAAGGACCCTGAGTTGGAAGGTTTCACGGTGGATGAGTTAAAAACTATTTTATTAAAAATGAAGATATTTCAATTGGGCCTCTCGGTAATGGTTGCCCACGGCTTACTGCCCAAAGATTATGAAATACAGGATTTGATGGATTTATTATCAAGTGCGGCTAATGATGTAATACTATCCTCCCGGCTAAGTAAAAGTTAA
- a CDS encoding 2-isopropylmalate synthase: protein MIEPNKHSNLLEQDPYKYKLQEVAEPNLYRDIFPYTEVPKIPFNHRLVPIGMPEKIWITDTTFRDGQQSRAPYTVEQIVDLYKMLHRLGGPNGIIRQTEFFIYSKLDREAVSKCMDLGYDFPEITSWIRATKEDFQLVKDMGIKETGILVSCSDYHIFKKLGKTRKQAMDSYLSVVAQALEVGVQPRCHLEDITRADYYSFVVPFVNQLMAMSKESGIPIKIRACDTMGYGIPFSGVALPRSVPGLIYGFQHYADVPSELLEWHGHNDFNKAVINATVAWLYGCSAINCSLLGIGERTGNIPLESMVFEYASLRGAFDGMDPTVITEIAEYYDKKIGYHVPPMTPFVGKNFNLTRAGIHADGLLKDEEIYNIFDTKLLLNRTPVVAVSKTSGSAGIAYWINSYYDLPDEKKVSKNNPLVKYVKEWVDKEYSNGRTTNISDKELASVIEEYNLSFEKKA, encoded by the coding sequence ATGATCGAGCCAAACAAACACAGTAACCTATTAGAACAGGATCCTTATAAATACAAATTGCAGGAAGTGGCAGAACCCAATCTTTATAGAGATATCTTTCCTTATACGGAAGTGCCCAAAATACCCTTTAACCACCGGCTTGTGCCAATAGGAATGCCCGAGAAAATCTGGATTACCGACACCACCTTTCGGGACGGGCAACAATCCCGTGCCCCGTATACTGTGGAACAAATAGTTGATCTATATAAGATGCTCCATCGTTTGGGGGGGCCTAACGGTATTATCCGGCAGACAGAATTTTTTATCTACAGTAAACTAGATCGGGAAGCAGTCAGTAAATGTATGGATCTCGGTTATGATTTTCCGGAAATTACTTCCTGGATCAGAGCTACCAAAGAAGATTTTCAACTGGTTAAAGATATGGGTATCAAAGAAACCGGCATCCTGGTCAGTTGCTCTGATTATCACATATTTAAAAAGCTGGGCAAAACCCGCAAGCAAGCCATGGACAGTTATTTGTCTGTGGTAGCACAAGCATTAGAAGTAGGTGTACAGCCTCGCTGTCATTTAGAAGATATCACCCGGGCAGATTACTACAGCTTTGTCGTACCCTTTGTTAATCAATTAATGGCCATGTCAAAAGAGTCAGGTATCCCAATCAAAATTCGTGCCTGTGATACCATGGGCTACGGCATTCCTTTCTCCGGCGTTGCATTGCCCAGAAGCGTCCCCGGTCTGATTTACGGCTTCCAGCATTATGCCGACGTGCCTTCAGAACTGTTGGAATGGCATGGCCACAACGATTTTAATAAAGCTGTGATAAACGCAACCGTTGCCTGGCTTTACGGCTGCTCTGCCATAAACTGTTCCTTGTTGGGCATCGGGGAACGGACCGGAAACATTCCTTTGGAATCTATGGTCTTTGAATACGCTTCTTTAAGAGGCGCTTTTGACGGCATGGATCCCACTGTAATCACAGAAATAGCTGAATACTATGATAAGAAAATCGGTTATCACGTTCCGCCCATGACACCTTTTGTGGGTAAAAACTTTAATTTAACCCGTGCCGGCATTCATGCCGATGGTTTGCTGAAAGATGAAGAAATATATAACATTTTTGATACAAAACTATTGTTGAATCGTACACCAGTGGTAGCTGTGAGCAAAACCTCCGGTTCGGCCGGTATTGCTTACTGGATAAATTCCTATTATGATTTGCCTGATGAAAAAAAAGTTAGTAAAAATAATCCCCTGGTTAAATATGTGAAAGAATGGGTGGACAAAGAATATAGCAACGGCCGAACCACCAACATCAGCGATAAAGAACTGGCATCTGTTATCGAAGAATATAATTTGTCTTTTGAAAAAAAAGCATAA
- a CDS encoding IS3 family transposase (programmed frameshift), with amino-acid sequence MKRYDKHFKEEAVRLVVELGRSVATVAKELGIHENTLHKWVSQYKEHKENAFPGSGNLLPEDAETRRLKKMIADLQEENAILKKGHGHLRKTPEIAYKFINQHRFKFRVEKMCQVFGVSRSGYYAWLKRPESRRKIRNKELIKKIRKVHQISRGTYGSPRITRTLKKQGITCSRNRVARLMRENDIAAKTRRKFKATTNSKHHYPVAENIVNQNFTASHPNQVWVADITYVATDEGWLYLAAIEDLFQRKIVGWAMDSTMTRQLVLDALRQAVWRYRPSAGLIHHSDRGSQYASHEYQQALKDYEMNASMSRKGNCYDNACMESFFGTLKRELIYGTRFKTRAEARQAIFEYIEVFYNRVRLHSALGYMSPVEYEQSFKTAA; translated from the exons ATGAAACGTTACGATAAGCATTTTAAAGAAGAAGCGGTCCGCCTGGTAGTAGAGTTGGGGCGATCCGTGGCAACGGTGGCCAAAGAACTCGGTATCCATGAGAACACCCTGCACAAATGGGTTAGTCAGTATAAAGAACATAAGGAAAACGCTTTTCCAGGCAGCGGCAATCTACTGCCAGAGGACGCAGAAACCAGGCGTTTAAAAAAAATGATAGCTGATTTACAAGAGGAAAACGCCATTCTAAAAAAGG GCCACGGCCATCTTCGCAAGACACCAGAAATAGCTTATAAGTTTATTAATCAGCACCGCTTCAAATTTCGGGTGGAGAAGATGTGCCAGGTTTTTGGAGTCTCTCGAAGCGGTTACTATGCTTGGCTGAAAAGGCCGGAAAGCCGGCGAAAAATCCGGAATAAAGAACTAATTAAAAAGATCCGTAAGGTTCATCAGATTTCCCGGGGTACTTATGGTAGTCCGAGAATAACCAGGACCTTGAAGAAACAAGGCATTACTTGCAGCCGGAACCGGGTGGCCCGCCTGATGCGGGAGAACGATATAGCCGCCAAGACAAGGAGAAAATTTAAGGCTACCACTAACTCAAAGCACCATTATCCGGTTGCTGAAAACATTGTTAATCAGAACTTTACTGCCAGCCATCCTAATCAGGTCTGGGTTGCTGATATTACATATGTCGCAACGGATGAAGGGTGGTTATACCTTGCAGCTATTGAAGACCTGTTCCAAAGAAAGATTGTGGGCTGGGCTATGGACAGTACAATGACTCGCCAGTTGGTCCTGGATGCTCTCAGACAGGCAGTTTGGCGGTATCGGCCATCAGCAGGACTTATTCATCACTCAGACCGCGGGAGTCAATATGCCAGTCATGAATACCAGCAAGCTTTAAAGGACTACGAAATGAACGCCAGTATGAGCCGCAAAGGTAATTGTTATGACAACGCCTGTATGGAATCGTTTTTTGGAACCCTGAAGAGGGAACTGATTTATGGTACCCGATTTAAAACAAGAGCTGAAGCCCGTCAAGCCATCTTTGAATATATTGAAGTCTTTTACAACCGGGTTCGGCTGCATTCAGCCCTTGGATATATGTCGCCAGTCGAATACGAACAATCCTTTAAAACAGCAGCGTAA
- a CDS encoding aconitate hydratase yields MSGTITEKILRQHIVEGKAAAGEVAALKIDHTLTQDATGTMAYLQFEAIGIDRVKTELSVSFVDHNTLQTDFKNSDDHLFLQSAAQKYGIHFSRPGNGICHQVFLERFARPGKTLIGSDSHTPTAGGIGSFAMGAGGLDVAAAMAGETFRIKFPKVVGVKLTGKLSDWISAKDVILEVLRRINVNGGVGKVLEYFGPGVKNLTVPDRATITNMGTETGCTTSLFPSDEITRSFLEAQGRGEHWQEIVPDENAEYDEVIEINLSELEPLVALPHSPGNVKTVREVAGLKVDQVAIGSCTNSSLKDLKVVANALKGKTVSQNLHLTISAGSRQVVEHLIDSGEMKYLIQAGARILENTCGPCIGMGSAPCSKGVSVRTFNRNFEGRSGTKDAQVYLVSPEVAAATALTGVLSDPRDLGEYPKIEMPEKFFVNDNMIIRPRPFEEAKNIKVHYGPNIKPLPPFPPLPDVLRGEALIKLGDNITTDHIMPAGAKILPLRSNIPEISKYVLEVVDNNFHQRAVEKNGGFIIAGDNYGQGSSREHAALAPKHLGIKAVIVKSFARIHLANLINFGIVPLTFENPDDYDKIEAGDSLEVEIGNLQSEVFLHNITKGTKIKLLHTLSELDAEILKMGGKLSWIRKNIAE; encoded by the coding sequence ATGTCCGGTACAATAACGGAAAAAATCTTGAGACAGCACATTGTTGAGGGGAAAGCTGCTGCAGGTGAAGTGGCAGCGCTAAAAATTGATCACACTTTAACGCAGGATGCCACTGGAACAATGGCCTATCTGCAATTTGAAGCAATTGGCATCGACCGTGTTAAAACGGAGTTAAGCGTCAGCTTTGTAGACCACAATACCCTGCAAACAGATTTTAAAAACTCTGATGATCACTTGTTTTTGCAATCTGCAGCACAAAAATATGGGATCCACTTTTCCAGACCCGGAAATGGGATTTGTCATCAGGTTTTCCTTGAGAGGTTTGCCCGTCCGGGAAAAACTTTGATAGGTTCTGATAGCCACACACCTACTGCAGGTGGCATTGGTTCTTTTGCTATGGGAGCTGGCGGACTTGATGTTGCTGCCGCCATGGCCGGCGAAACTTTTAGAATAAAATTTCCGAAAGTTGTTGGTGTAAAGCTTACCGGTAAGTTGTCTGACTGGATCTCTGCGAAAGATGTGATCCTGGAAGTTTTAAGACGAATCAATGTAAATGGAGGAGTCGGAAAAGTATTGGAGTATTTTGGGCCCGGAGTGAAAAATTTAACTGTTCCGGACCGGGCAACCATCACGAACATGGGAACGGAAACCGGCTGCACAACCAGTCTTTTCCCCAGCGATGAAATAACCAGGAGTTTTTTAGAAGCACAGGGCAGAGGAGAACATTGGCAGGAAATAGTGCCTGATGAAAATGCTGAGTATGATGAAGTAATTGAAATCAACTTAAGTGAGTTGGAACCTTTGGTGGCATTGCCCCACAGCCCGGGCAATGTTAAAACGGTAAGGGAAGTTGCTGGTTTAAAGGTGGACCAGGTGGCAATCGGGTCATGCACCAATTCCTCTTTAAAAGATCTGAAAGTTGTTGCCAATGCGTTAAAAGGCAAAACGGTGTCCCAAAACCTTCATCTGACTATTAGCGCAGGCTCCAGGCAGGTCGTTGAGCACTTAATTGACAGCGGCGAAATGAAATATCTTATCCAGGCTGGAGCGAGGATCCTGGAAAACACCTGCGGGCCTTGTATTGGAATGGGTTCGGCGCCATGTTCCAAAGGGGTGTCTGTCAGGACTTTCAATAGAAATTTTGAAGGTCGAAGCGGAACAAAGGATGCTCAGGTCTATCTGGTCAGTCCTGAAGTGGCTGCAGCAACAGCGCTGACAGGTGTTTTATCTGATCCCAGGGATTTAGGCGAATATCCTAAAATTGAAATGCCGGAAAAGTTTTTTGTCAACGATAACATGATCATCAGGCCGCGGCCTTTTGAGGAAGCTAAAAACATTAAGGTTCACTATGGGCCTAATATTAAGCCTTTACCTCCATTCCCGCCGCTGCCCGATGTTTTGCGGGGTGAGGCTCTGATTAAGCTAGGGGACAATATTACCACCGATCATATTATGCCGGCAGGCGCAAAAATATTGCCATTGCGCAGTAACATACCAGAAATATCCAAATATGTTCTGGAGGTGGTCGACAATAATTTTCATCAAAGGGCTGTCGAAAAAAATGGCGGATTTATCATTGCCGGTGATAATTACGGACAGGGTTCAAGCCGTGAGCACGCGGCGTTGGCACCCAAACACCTGGGAATTAAAGCGGTTATCGTGAAATCCTTTGCCCGCATCCACCTGGCAAATTTGATTAACTTTGGTATCGTACCCTTAACCTTTGAAAATCCTGATGATTATGACAAGATCGAGGCTGGAGATTCTTTAGAGGTGGAAATAGGCAATCTTCAGAGTGAAGTATTCCTGCACAATATAACAAAGGGAACTAAGATTAAATTACTGCATACCCTTTCAGAATTGGACGCTGAGATCTTAAAGATGGGCGGCAAGCTTTCCTGGATCAGAAAGAATATAGCAGAATAA
- a CDS encoding NADP-dependent isocitrate dehydrogenase yields the protein MSEKIIMKTPLVEMDGDEMTRIIWAMIKKILLEPYVELNTEYYDLGLEKRDETEDQITVDAANAIKKYGVGVKCATITPNAARVEEYKLKKMWKSPNGTIRSILDGTVFRTPILVNNLTSYIPTWKKPITIARHAYGDIYKNTEYRVDKPGKVELVYTSEDGQVEKYLVHDFKSPGVVMGMHNLDASIRSFAKACFAFALDQKIDLWFSTKDTISKIYDHQFKDIFQEIYEEQYKSEFEAAGLEYFYTLIDDVVARIVRSEGGVLWACKNYDGDVMSDMVATAFGSLAMMTSVLVSPQGYYEFEAAHGTVQRHYYKHLKGMKTSTNSMATIFAWTGALKKRGELDGSQDLVRFAQKLEKASVQTIEEGVITKDLDHLLTSADRTVVDTEEFIYKIKERLEKI from the coding sequence ATGAGCGAAAAAATCATCATGAAAACACCGCTGGTCGAGATGGACGGCGACGAAATGACCAGAATCATCTGGGCGATGATCAAAAAAATCCTTTTAGAGCCCTATGTGGAACTGAATACGGAATACTATGATCTTGGACTTGAGAAGAGGGATGAGACCGAGGATCAGATCACGGTAGACGCTGCCAACGCCATAAAAAAATACGGCGTTGGTGTAAAATGCGCAACCATTACCCCCAATGCAGCCAGGGTTGAGGAATATAAACTTAAAAAGATGTGGAAAAGTCCCAACGGTACCATCAGAAGTATTTTGGACGGAACAGTTTTCCGCACGCCGATCCTTGTCAACAACCTGACTTCCTATATACCGACCTGGAAGAAACCCATTACCATTGCCAGACATGCTTACGGAGATATTTATAAGAATACGGAGTACCGTGTCGATAAGCCGGGAAAAGTTGAGCTGGTCTATACATCGGAGGATGGGCAGGTAGAGAAATACCTTGTTCACGACTTCAAGAGCCCGGGCGTTGTCATGGGGATGCACAACCTTGATGCATCCATCAGAAGCTTTGCCAAAGCATGCTTTGCTTTTGCGCTTGATCAGAAGATCGATCTCTGGTTCTCAACAAAAGATACTATATCTAAGATTTATGACCATCAATTTAAAGATATTTTCCAGGAAATTTATGAAGAACAATACAAATCCGAATTTGAAGCGGCTGGCTTAGAGTACTTCTATACCCTCATTGACGATGTGGTTGCTCGTATTGTCCGGTCTGAAGGCGGTGTGCTGTGGGCCTGCAAGAACTATGACGGCGATGTGATGTCTGATATGGTGGCCACCGCTTTTGGCAGCCTGGCCATGATGACCTCTGTTTTAGTCTCACCGCAGGGCTATTATGAATTTGAGGCTGCTCATGGGACCGTTCAGAGGCATTATTACAAGCATCTGAAAGGGATGAAAACCTCTACGAATTCCATGGCCACCATCTTTGCCTGGACCGGAGCCCTGAAAAAGCGCGGGGAGCTGGACGGTTCTCAGGATCTTGTGAGATTTGCTCAGAAGCTGGAAAAAGCTTCTGTTCAGACTATTGAAGAGGGTGTCATCACCAAGGATCTTGATCATCTGTTAACTTCAGCCGATAGGACCGTTGTCGATACAGAAGAATTTATATATAAGATAAAAGAACGCTTGGAAAAGATATAA
- a CDS encoding serine hydrolase domain-containing protein, translated as MFKRIKYLTFVSFLISLILALSAAAASANDIQDISLEAFFDNTMKSKLEKYHIPNATVSVVKNGEIVYKKGFGLADIENNIPVDADTTLFRIGSTSKLITWTAVMQLVEAGRLDLNTDINRYLDFEISPRLEKPLQKTIAEPITMTHLMTHTPGFEDYPDILFRLSEDDLLPLNEYIKNYLPARIFPAGEVAAYSNYGTALAGYIVERLSGQPFSDYVEKNIFTPLNMNNSTYRQPPTLDSPACIAKPYRFINGSYTEASFEYIMLEPAGSMSSTASDMANFMIAHLSGGAYSGGRILKEETAKEMHKQHFTYDPTLGGMTLGYMEGVFNDKDVLFHGGSTMLYNSGLYLVPEVNTGIFISYSGGNHLLHSEVFQEFMDFYYPITAQIKGVPGEGSRERAKKFTGEYQMNRKSVTTDEKIASILAGGIINVDVDEDGYLLVTNGGETNKFIEIEPGVYQNLREGRTQDAFGPFHKIIFKTDPFGRIMLTTDGPLTYSKAPFYSTMSFTALAAIIILLITISSLICWAIMMISGWFKRGKNKNSGFSAIAFWVGICTSITILILFASLFSSGIDPVYQLPKEAYMPVEGNPLLDFIPTLMWIFSCLLVPFTVIAWWKGLWGRIARVHYSIFTLAVMGLIWILNYWNIFIK; from the coding sequence ATGTTTAAAAGGATTAAATATCTTACGTTCGTTAGTTTTTTGATAAGCTTGATTTTAGCCCTATCTGCAGCGGCTGCTTCTGCAAACGACATTCAAGATATCAGCTTAGAAGCCTTTTTTGACAATACAATGAAATCCAAGCTGGAGAAATATCATATTCCCAATGCAACCGTATCTGTCGTGAAGAATGGCGAAATTGTATATAAGAAAGGATTCGGCCTGGCAGATATTGAGAACAATATTCCGGTTGATGCCGATACTACCCTTTTTCGTATTGGTTCTACTTCCAAATTAATTACCTGGACTGCAGTAATGCAGCTTGTTGAAGCGGGCAGACTGGATCTAAATACCGATATTAACAGATATTTGGATTTTGAAATATCACCACGGCTTGAAAAACCCCTCCAAAAAACTATAGCAGAACCGATAACAATGACCCATTTGATGACCCACACTCCAGGTTTTGAAGATTACCCCGACATACTTTTCAGGCTTTCGGAAGATGATCTTTTACCTCTGAATGAATATATAAAGAACTACCTGCCTGCAAGGATATTTCCCGCTGGTGAAGTTGCTGCCTATTCAAATTATGGTACTGCTTTGGCAGGTTATATTGTAGAAAGATTATCTGGTCAGCCCTTTTCAGATTATGTTGAAAAAAATATTTTCACGCCTTTAAATATGAATAACAGTACCTACCGGCAACCTCCAACATTAGACTCGCCTGCCTGTATTGCTAAACCCTACAGGTTTATTAATGGGTCATATACTGAAGCAAGTTTCGAATACATAATGCTCGAACCAGCAGGCAGTATGAGCAGTACTGCCTCAGATATGGCCAATTTCATGATAGCCCATTTATCTGGTGGTGCTTATAGCGGAGGACGAATCCTTAAGGAAGAAACCGCAAAAGAAATGCATAAGCAGCACTTTACCTATGATCCGACGTTGGGAGGCATGACTCTTGGATATATGGAGGGGGTCTTTAATGACAAAGATGTGCTTTTTCATGGTGGAAGTACTATGCTCTATAACTCAGGTCTTTACCTGGTGCCGGAAGTGAATACAGGAATTTTTATTTCCTACAGTGGTGGTAATCATCTTCTTCATTCCGAGGTTTTTCAAGAGTTTATGGATTTTTACTATCCAATTACAGCTCAAATAAAGGGAGTACCTGGCGAAGGCAGCCGGGAAAGGGCTAAGAAGTTTACAGGTGAATACCAGATGAACCGGAAAAGCGTTACTACTGATGAGAAAATTGCCAGCATATTGGCTGGGGGTATTATTAATGTTGATGTGGATGAAGATGGATATCTTCTGGTAACTAATGGCGGAGAAACAAATAAATTTATTGAAATTGAGCCTGGTGTGTATCAGAACCTTAGAGAAGGAAGAACTCAGGATGCCTTTGGCCCGTTTCATAAAATTATTTTTAAAACAGATCCCTTTGGCAGAATAATGTTAACCACCGATGGACCCCTGACATATTCGAAAGCTCCATTTTATTCAACTATGAGTTTTACAGCATTAGCTGCAATAATCATATTATTAATCACTATAAGTTCGCTTATTTGCTGGGCAATCATGATGATATCAGGTTGGTTTAAAAGGGGAAAAAATAAAAACTCCGGGTTTTCTGCCATTGCTTTTTGGGTTGGAATTTGTACGAGCATCACCATCCTGATTTTATTCGCCAGCCTGTTTTCTTCAGGCATTGATCCTGTATACCAATTACCAAAAGAAGCGTATATGCCTGTAGAAGGAAATCCATTACTTGATTTTATACCAACCCTTATGTGGATTTTCAGTTGTTTACTGGTGCCTTTTACGGTGATTGCTTGGTGGAAGGGACTTTGGGGGCGGATTGCCCGGGTGCATTATAGTATATTTACCCTGGCAGTTATGGGATTGATCTGGATCCTTAATTATTGGAATATATTTATTAAGTGA